A single window of Candidatus Flexicrinis affinis DNA harbors:
- the sufB gene encoding Fe-S cluster assembly protein SufB: MVDFVPSEKQLTEEEARLTDVRGGYDEAYGFHDDDVRYSFVSEKGLNAEVVRNISRLKNEPAWMTDIRLKAYEIFLTKETPQWGGDLSGIDYDDIYYYMRATDKVGRSWEEVPEEIKRTFDRLGIPEAEQQFLQGVSAQYDSESVYHNIRQDLESKGVIFLDMDSGLREHPEIVKEYFGTVIPSADNKFAALNTAVWSGGSFIYVPKGVHVEMPLQAYFRINTQNMGQFERTLIIVDEGAYVHYVEGCTAPTYSSNSLHSAVVEIIVKDGGRCRYTTIQNWSNNVYNLVTKRAVAHKKATMEWVDGNLGSKLTMKYPAVILAGEGAHGEVLSIAFAGKGQHQDAGAKITHLAPNTTSQIISKSISKDGGRASYRGLLKIVEGADNVKSNVVCDALLLDDASRSDTYPTIEVDAKRVTMGHEASVSKVGEDQLFYLMSRGMNEDEANAMVVNGFIEPLVKELPMEYALELNRLIQIQLEGSIG; the protein is encoded by the coding sequence ATGGTGGACTTTGTCCCAAGCGAAAAGCAGCTGACCGAAGAAGAAGCGCGCCTCACCGACGTTCGCGGCGGATATGACGAGGCCTACGGCTTCCACGACGACGACGTGCGCTACAGCTTTGTCAGCGAGAAGGGCCTCAATGCCGAGGTCGTCCGCAATATCAGCCGGCTGAAGAACGAGCCGGCGTGGATGACCGATATTCGGCTCAAGGCATACGAGATCTTCTTGACCAAGGAAACGCCCCAGTGGGGTGGTGACCTCAGCGGAATCGACTACGACGACATCTACTACTACATGCGCGCCACTGACAAGGTCGGGCGCTCGTGGGAGGAGGTTCCGGAGGAGATCAAGCGCACGTTCGACCGGCTTGGAATTCCTGAAGCAGAACAGCAGTTCCTGCAAGGCGTCAGCGCGCAGTACGACAGCGAGTCGGTGTATCACAACATTCGGCAGGATCTCGAGTCGAAGGGCGTCATCTTCCTAGATATGGATTCGGGCCTGCGCGAGCACCCAGAGATCGTCAAGGAATACTTCGGCACGGTGATTCCTTCAGCAGACAACAAGTTCGCAGCGCTGAACACGGCCGTGTGGTCGGGCGGGTCGTTCATCTACGTGCCGAAGGGCGTGCACGTCGAGATGCCTCTGCAAGCGTACTTCCGCATCAATACGCAGAACATGGGTCAGTTCGAGCGGACGCTGATCATCGTGGATGAGGGCGCGTATGTGCACTATGTCGAGGGCTGTACCGCCCCGACGTACAGCTCGAACAGCCTGCACTCTGCAGTGGTGGAGATCATCGTCAAGGACGGCGGACGCTGCCGGTACACCACGATTCAGAACTGGTCGAACAATGTGTACAACCTCGTCACCAAGCGCGCGGTTGCCCACAAGAAGGCCACCATGGAGTGGGTCGACGGCAACCTCGGCAGCAAGTTGACCATGAAGTATCCCGCGGTCATCCTGGCAGGGGAGGGCGCGCACGGCGAGGTGCTGTCCATCGCGTTCGCCGGCAAGGGCCAGCATCAGGACGCAGGCGCCAAGATCACACACTTGGCTCCGAACACCACCAGCCAGATCATCAGCAAGTCGATCAGCAAGGACGGCGGTCGCGCGAGCTATCGAGGCTTGCTCAAGATTGTCGAAGGCGCGGACAACGTGAAGTCGAACGTCGTGTGCGACGCGTTGCTGCTGGACGACGCCAGCCGGTCGGACACGTACCCGACCATCGAAGTGGACGCAAAGCGCGTCACGATGGGGCACGAGGCGTCAGTAAGCAAGGTCGGCGAAGATCAGCTCTTCTACCTCATGAGCCGCGGGATGAACGAAGACGAAGCGAACGCAATGGTCGTCAACGGGTTCATCGAGCCGCTCGTGAAGGAACTGCCGATGGAATACGCGCTGGAGTTGAACCGCCTTATCCAGATTCAGCTCGAAGGGTCGATTGGTTAA
- a CDS encoding excalibur calcium-binding domain-containing protein, producing MRILFAVTAVFFLLFIPSSAQQVTSPNTDPRTLSGVYQGQQIDFIVDRVELLTSAAGARADVGVLALFVGRIRSARDGCLHGYDFKLVLDGGLYEASTQWMDRLKAYAGNRDYPGWGIVGQCFSGNRDAQSFLVFDVPNRPADAELTLFAGRLVLTDWNVMIAELNAPTATPSPTSTPTATFTSSATFTATSSPTATITPTPFFTIRVRSNNARVRECAATSCDVLAIVNAGPLITVGVETGESVLGSSDWYRLILREGEGYIHASLVDVAPIETATPKVPAPTNTSVRQSTPTSRVRTITGQPYRTTGTARMRSCASTNCDVVITLPQNTLIYVNGVADGQSVSGSTEWYDMETTDGTRGFIHSSAARAGANNFIPGQAAPPTSPPSNGGNPVSTVPPTSGPPPVTWNCSGDLYNCSSFATRSELMSYWNACPGDPSRLDGDKDGIPCEN from the coding sequence ATGCGCATACTTTTCGCCGTGACGGCCGTGTTCTTTCTCCTGTTCATTCCCTCGAGCGCGCAGCAAGTGACCAGTCCGAACACCGATCCGCGGACGCTGTCGGGCGTGTACCAAGGCCAACAGATCGACTTCATCGTCGACCGTGTCGAGCTGTTGACGTCGGCGGCCGGCGCACGCGCAGACGTCGGCGTGCTGGCGCTGTTCGTCGGGCGGATTCGATCGGCGCGGGACGGCTGCCTGCACGGCTACGACTTCAAGCTGGTGCTGGACGGCGGGCTGTATGAGGCGTCGACGCAGTGGATGGACCGACTCAAGGCGTATGCGGGGAACCGCGACTATCCGGGCTGGGGGATTGTCGGGCAGTGCTTCAGCGGCAATCGGGACGCCCAGTCGTTCCTGGTATTCGACGTGCCGAACCGGCCGGCCGACGCCGAGCTGACGCTCTTCGCGGGGCGTCTGGTGCTGACCGACTGGAACGTCATGATCGCCGAACTGAACGCACCGACGGCTACACCGTCGCCGACATCGACCCCGACGGCGACGTTCACGTCGTCAGCGACATTCACAGCGACTTCCAGTCCGACGGCGACGATCACGCCGACGCCATTCTTCACGATCCGCGTACGATCGAACAACGCGCGCGTTCGCGAATGTGCGGCAACGTCGTGCGACGTCCTCGCGATCGTCAACGCCGGGCCGCTGATCACGGTCGGGGTCGAGACGGGCGAGTCGGTGCTCGGCAGTTCGGACTGGTACAGGCTGATCCTGCGCGAAGGCGAAGGCTACATTCATGCGTCGCTCGTCGACGTGGCGCCGATTGAGACGGCGACTCCGAAGGTTCCGGCGCCGACCAACACGAGCGTGCGGCAGTCGACGCCGACCAGCCGGGTGCGAACGATCACCGGGCAGCCCTACCGAACGACGGGAACGGCGCGGATGCGGAGCTGCGCCAGCACGAACTGCGACGTCGTGATCACGCTGCCGCAGAACACGCTGATCTACGTCAACGGCGTTGCGGACGGTCAGAGCGTGTCCGGCAGTACGGAGTGGTACGACATGGAGACGACCGACGGGACGCGCGGGTTCATCCACAGCAGCGCCGCGCGCGCCGGGGCAAACAACTTCATCCCCGGGCAGGCAGCGCCGCCGACCTCTCCGCCGTCAAACGGAGGCAATCCGGTGAGCACGGTGCCGCCCACCAGCGGTCCGCCGCCGGTGACGTGGAACTGCAGCGGGGACCTGTACAACTGCAGCAGCTTCGCCACACGCAGCGAGCTGATGAGCTACTGGAACGCGTGCCCGGGCGATCCGTCGCGGCTGGACGGGGACAAAGACGGGATTCCGTGCGAGAACTGA
- a CDS encoding ParB-like nuclease domain-containing protein — MHVLTLDFIRLDGGTQTRVGIEQAIVADYAEQMAAGAVFPPVIVFHDGTDHWLADGFHRVEAAKQAGCAEIAADIRDGSKRDAVLFSVSANAAHGLRRAHSGPRGTEAGVPGILRSLRRVELA; from the coding sequence ATGCACGTCCTTACCCTCGATTTTATCCGCCTGGACGGCGGCACGCAGACCCGCGTCGGCATCGAGCAGGCCATCGTCGCCGACTACGCCGAACAGATGGCCGCCGGCGCCGTGTTCCCGCCCGTGATCGTCTTCCACGACGGCACCGACCACTGGCTCGCCGACGGCTTCCACCGCGTCGAAGCGGCCAAACAGGCCGGCTGTGCCGAGATCGCCGCCGACATCCGCGACGGATCCAAGCGCGACGCCGTCCTGTTCAGCGTCTCCGCCAACGCCGCCCACGGCCTGCGCCGCGCTCATTCAGGACCCCGCGGCACAGAAGCAGGCGTTCCAGGCATATTGCGGTCTCTCCGTCGAGTGGAACTGGCGTGA
- a CDS encoding zinc metallopeptidase, whose protein sequence is MSISAEVSMYTYGYSSDLLYMLLVVVPTLVISALAKYFVDDAYSKWIAHRNAPNMTGKQIGQQLITAEALSGVRFETIPGKLTDHYTPSSNVVSLSEAIATENSVASMAIVAHELGHAQQHAQRSAWLAVRSIAAPAAVISPYVAVPLITLGLIVEVAELMWLGVVCFGAVALFMILTVPVEIDASRRGLTMLEKSGLLYNDADREGAREVLRAAAFTYIAAMIQSLLQLLHYAMKVLSYARYFKKR, encoded by the coding sequence GTGAGCATCTCTGCGGAGGTTTCGATGTACACCTACGGCTACTCCAGTGACTTGCTGTACATGCTCCTCGTCGTGGTCCCCACCCTTGTCATTAGCGCTCTGGCCAAGTACTTCGTTGACGATGCGTACTCCAAGTGGATTGCCCACCGCAACGCCCCCAACATGACCGGAAAGCAAATCGGCCAGCAATTGATTACTGCGGAAGCGCTGAGTGGCGTCCGATTTGAGACCATACCGGGCAAACTAACCGACCACTATACGCCGTCGTCAAACGTCGTTAGCCTGAGCGAGGCCATAGCGACCGAGAATTCGGTGGCATCAATGGCGATCGTGGCGCACGAACTCGGGCATGCTCAGCAGCATGCGCAGCGGAGCGCGTGGCTGGCAGTGCGAAGCATTGCTGCTCCCGCGGCGGTAATCTCCCCGTACGTCGCAGTTCCGTTGATCACTTTGGGCCTCATCGTCGAGGTTGCCGAGTTGATGTGGTTGGGCGTGGTGTGTTTTGGCGCCGTGGCGTTGTTCATGATCCTCACAGTTCCAGTAGAGATTGATGCAAGCCGGCGAGGCCTTACAATGCTGGAGAAGTCAGGGCTGTTGTATAACGACGCTGATCGGGAAGGCGCTCGCGAAGTGCTGCGCGCTGCGGCGTTTACGTACATCGCTGCGATGATACAGTCGCTGCTTCAACTGCTTCACTACGCCATGAAGGTCCTCAGCTACGCAAGGTACTTCAAGAAGCGATAG
- a CDS encoding non-heme iron oxygenase ferredoxin subunit, with the protein MDGFVAAAAVADLPPGERVVVQVGKTWVALFNVGGKFHAVEDRCTHDDGPLGDGPVIGYEVECPRHGARFDLRDGRVTAPPALVPVPVYETRVEDGMVYIAVAKKR; encoded by the coding sequence ATGGATGGATTTGTCGCTGCTGCGGCGGTCGCGGATCTGCCGCCCGGGGAACGAGTCGTTGTTCAAGTGGGCAAGACGTGGGTCGCGCTGTTCAACGTGGGCGGCAAGTTCCACGCCGTGGAGGATCGCTGCACACATGATGATGGACCATTGGGTGACGGCCCGGTAATCGGCTACGAGGTCGAATGTCCGCGCCACGGCGCGCGGTTCGACCTGCGTGATGGCCGGGTAACGGCACCACCGGCACTAGTGCCTGTTCCTGTGTACGAAACGCGGGTGGAAGACGGAATGGTCTACATCGCAGTGGCCAAGAAGCGGTAA
- the sufC gene encoding Fe-S cluster assembly ATPase SufC has product MTATLEIRNLHARVEGEERLILRGVDLTIKQGEIHALMGPNGSGKSTLANVLMGNPAYEVTDGEVLYNGEDLLAMEPDERSRAGVFLAFQYPVAIPGVTLANFLRQAINARKKAVDPESKGISIPDFRRLLRSKMDMLSMDHSFAGRYLNEGFSGGEKKRAEILQMATLEPSLAILDETDSGLDIDALRIVADGVNKLMNPEMGVFVITHYQRLLNYIKPQFVHVMFDGRIVESGGPELALKLEESGYALVREKYGAAVVTE; this is encoded by the coding sequence ATGACGGCGACATTGGAAATTCGCAATCTGCACGCGCGGGTCGAAGGCGAGGAACGCCTGATTCTGCGCGGGGTGGACCTGACGATCAAGCAGGGCGAAATTCACGCCCTGATGGGCCCCAACGGCAGCGGCAAGAGCACGCTGGCGAACGTCCTTATGGGCAACCCTGCGTACGAGGTCACCGACGGCGAGGTGCTGTACAACGGCGAAGACCTGCTGGCGATGGAGCCCGACGAGCGCAGCCGCGCAGGCGTATTCCTCGCGTTCCAGTATCCGGTTGCAATTCCGGGCGTCACGCTGGCGAACTTCCTGCGCCAAGCGATCAATGCACGCAAGAAGGCCGTCGACCCGGAGAGCAAGGGCATCAGCATCCCCGATTTCCGCCGCCTGCTGCGCTCGAAGATGGACATGCTGAGCATGGATCACAGCTTCGCCGGTCGTTACCTGAACGAAGGCTTCAGCGGTGGCGAGAAGAAGCGCGCCGAAATCCTGCAGATGGCGACGCTCGAACCGTCTTTGGCGATTCTCGACGAGACCGACAGCGGGTTGGACATCGACGCGCTGCGAATCGTGGCCGATGGCGTCAACAAGCTGATGAACCCCGAAATGGGCGTGTTCGTGATCACGCACTATCAGCGCTTGCTGAACTACATCAAGCCGCAGTTCGTCCATGTCATGTTTGACGGCCGGATTGTGGAAAGCGGCGGCCCCGAACTGGCGCTCAAACTGGAAGAATCCGGTTACGCGCTGGTCCGTGAGAAGTACGGCGCGGCTGTCGTAACCGAATAG
- a CDS encoding DUF59 domain-containing protein → MTDVAQPKTEDGLREALRAVVDPEIGMNIIELGLVRDIDIQDDRAHVTMIMTTPFCPYAPQLLEKTRQVAQQYAGRPTTIEMGLEMWDPSMMEEGAADDWGLF, encoded by the coding sequence ATGACTGACGTGGCACAGCCGAAAACCGAGGATGGCCTGCGCGAAGCTCTGCGGGCCGTGGTTGACCCCGAAATTGGCATGAATATCATCGAACTGGGACTGGTTCGCGACATCGACATTCAGGACGACCGCGCGCACGTCACCATGATCATGACGACACCCTTCTGCCCGTACGCGCCGCAGCTGCTGGAAAAGACCCGACAGGTCGCGCAGCAGTACGCCGGCAGGCCGACCACGATCGAGATGGGCCTCGAGATGTGGGACCCGTCGATGATGGAAGAGGGCGCTGCTGACGACTGGGGCCTGTTCTAG
- a CDS encoding glycerophosphodiester phosphodiesterase: MDIDTLLAEHGTLVFGHRGASGYASENTMESFGLALDQGAHGIEFDVHLTADGVPVVIHDFDVHTTTDGQGKVADLTLEQVQALNASGPKWPAHAPVQVPTLDQVLSAFAGKLIFNIEVKADTADIEHKVADLVDRYGVGDAVVVSSFNPVVLRRFSAAYPTTRIGYLYMDGEPYTQLAQMMTGVPIYARHPYHQMIDAAYMRIARQYGYKVNTWTVNDPERARELRDLEVDVVMTDYPDRILHALSS; the protein is encoded by the coding sequence ATGGACATCGACACGCTGCTTGCGGAACATGGCACGCTGGTGTTTGGGCACAGAGGCGCTTCAGGATATGCGTCGGAGAACACGATGGAGTCGTTCGGCCTCGCGCTGGATCAGGGGGCGCATGGCATTGAGTTCGACGTACACCTGACCGCCGATGGCGTGCCGGTTGTGATCCACGACTTTGACGTCCACACCACGACCGACGGTCAGGGTAAGGTGGCTGACCTCACGCTAGAGCAGGTCCAAGCGCTCAATGCTTCGGGTCCGAAGTGGCCGGCTCATGCACCCGTTCAGGTTCCGACGTTGGATCAAGTGCTGTCAGCCTTCGCGGGCAAGCTCATCTTCAATATCGAAGTCAAGGCGGACACGGCCGATATTGAACACAAAGTAGCGGACCTGGTCGATAGGTATGGGGTGGGCGACGCTGTCGTCGTGTCATCATTCAATCCGGTGGTGCTGCGCCGGTTCTCGGCGGCGTATCCAACGACTCGCATTGGTTATCTGTACATGGACGGCGAACCGTATACGCAGCTCGCCCAGATGATGACTGGGGTACCAATCTACGCCCGGCACCCGTATCACCAGATGATTGACGCGGCCTATATGCGGATCGCCCGGCAGTATGGGTATAAGGTCAACACTTGGACGGTAAACGATCCCGAGCGCGCCCGCGAACTGCGCGACCTCGAAGTCGACGTCGTGATGACGGATTATCCTGACCGGATACTTCATGCGTTGAGCAGCTAG
- the sufD gene encoding Fe-S cluster assembly protein SufD produces the protein MVANAVRTRGAVTGPTYTNEDVKALSERNNEPQWLREFRAKAWDVYESLPMPSRTDEDWRRTDIRGVQWATAGQLVHANGVTAAVVPAEARQPLVGGAEGGTLVFVDGKVVEYRVDDALSARGVVFSDLASAAQSHPELVRKHLMTSAVVPTDGKFAALHAALWTHGLFLYVPRGVAVGGPFHAVFYNHTPGATMGHVLVVIEEGAQATVQVEYASEASDAPSLYIGATELLVGDRANLRYVSLQNWNRTTTEFTHQRGRVGADATLDWVFGVMGCDLLKDYINLDADGKGANGRISGFFFADKDQVFDLDTQQNHNAPLTVTDLLFKGAARDTARTVWQGMIKSLPKMQKIDGYQANRNLLLSDDARMDGIPGLEIEADDVKCSHAATFGTLEEAPIHYLMSRGIPRNQAELMVIDGFFDELLQRVPFDQVRERLQAEIEAKIIGR, from the coding sequence ATGGTAGCGAACGCAGTACGTACGCGTGGGGCCGTCACAGGTCCCACCTATACGAATGAGGACGTCAAGGCGCTTAGCGAGCGCAACAACGAACCGCAGTGGCTGCGCGAGTTCCGCGCCAAGGCGTGGGATGTGTATGAGTCGCTCCCGATGCCATCTCGCACGGACGAGGATTGGCGACGGACGGACATTCGCGGCGTACAGTGGGCGACGGCCGGCCAGCTCGTGCATGCAAATGGCGTAACGGCGGCGGTCGTCCCGGCAGAGGCGCGGCAGCCGCTCGTTGGCGGAGCAGAAGGCGGCACGCTGGTATTCGTCGACGGCAAGGTCGTCGAGTACCGCGTGGACGACGCGCTGAGCGCGCGCGGTGTGGTATTTTCCGACCTCGCGTCTGCGGCTCAGTCGCACCCCGAACTCGTCCGCAAACACTTGATGACAAGCGCGGTCGTGCCGACGGATGGCAAGTTCGCGGCGCTGCACGCAGCCCTATGGACACACGGGTTGTTCCTGTATGTTCCGCGAGGCGTAGCCGTAGGTGGGCCTTTCCACGCGGTCTTTTACAATCACACACCCGGCGCCACGATGGGCCACGTGTTAGTGGTGATCGAGGAGGGCGCGCAGGCGACCGTTCAGGTTGAATACGCGTCGGAGGCGAGCGACGCCCCGTCGCTGTACATTGGCGCAACCGAATTGCTCGTCGGGGATCGTGCAAACCTGCGATATGTGTCGCTGCAGAACTGGAACCGTACGACGACCGAATTCACGCATCAGCGCGGTCGTGTCGGCGCTGACGCGACGCTTGACTGGGTATTCGGCGTCATGGGATGCGACCTGCTCAAGGACTACATCAACCTCGACGCCGACGGCAAGGGCGCCAACGGGCGGATCAGCGGGTTCTTCTTCGCGGACAAAGATCAGGTGTTCGACCTCGACACGCAGCAGAACCACAACGCCCCGCTGACGGTCACTGACCTGCTGTTCAAGGGCGCGGCCCGTGATACGGCACGCACCGTGTGGCAGGGCATGATTAAGTCGCTGCCGAAGATGCAGAAGATCGACGGCTATCAGGCCAATCGGAATCTGCTGCTGAGCGACGATGCGCGCATGGACGGCATACCCGGGCTTGAGATCGAGGCGGACGACGTGAAGTGCAGCCATGCTGCGACGTTCGGCACGCTTGAAGAGGCGCCGATCCATTATCTGATGAGCCGCGGAATTCCACGCAATCAGGCGGAATTGATGGTGATCGACGGGTTCTTCGACGAACTCCTGCAGCGGGTACCATTCGATCAGGTGCGCGAGCGCCTGCAGGCCGAAATCGAAGCCAAGATCATCGGACGGTAG
- a CDS encoding methyltransferase domain-containing protein, with the protein MLAAWRRLVRFGFHLLYNQLAWTYDAVAWVVSGGEWSSWRRTALQCITVPRGAVVLEVGFGTGSLHVELALRGWKSIGVDRSRAMGRIARRRAARSGVQSCLLTASAMAVPLGTGAVDALVCTFPSDYIVDAAALAELHRVLKPGAEIAVVVHGVLMRGVWRRFTDVLFQATGQGSITGSYVPSPEPLEMRYLRLTSAFLAAGLDVHAVPMITPRGYAVVLKGQSVPH; encoded by the coding sequence GTGCTCGCGGCGTGGCGGCGACTGGTCCGCTTCGGGTTTCATCTTCTCTATAACCAGCTTGCATGGACGTATGACGCCGTCGCCTGGGTCGTGTCTGGTGGCGAGTGGTCGTCATGGCGGCGCACAGCCTTGCAGTGCATCACCGTGCCTCGCGGCGCTGTTGTGCTGGAAGTCGGCTTCGGCACCGGATCGCTGCACGTGGAGTTGGCACTGCGCGGCTGGAAATCAATCGGAGTCGACCGTTCGCGGGCAATGGGCCGGATCGCTCGACGCCGTGCTGCGCGGTCGGGCGTTCAGTCGTGTCTGCTAACAGCGTCTGCGATGGCAGTGCCGCTCGGAACAGGTGCAGTCGATGCGCTCGTTTGTACATTTCCCTCGGACTACATCGTCGACGCCGCCGCCCTCGCCGAGCTGCACCGTGTTCTGAAGCCGGGTGCTGAAATTGCCGTGGTAGTGCATGGTGTGCTGATGCGCGGAGTTTGGCGGCGCTTCACCGATGTACTGTTTCAGGCAACAGGGCAGGGGAGTATTACCGGCAGCTATGTGCCATCGCCCGAACCCCTTGAGATGCGGTACCTTCGCCTGACGAGCGCATTTCTCGCCGCCGGGCTGGACGTCCACGCCGTGCCGATGATCACGCCTCGGGGTTATGCGGTCGTGCTGAAGGGGCAATCCGTTCCTCATTAG
- a CDS encoding ATP-binding protein produces the protein MASEKQLSPVQRGSCHEKPLPARHPVAKKLKVLLYGPSGCGKTTAALTFPRCAVIDTEGGTDLYAGRPGIAPFHGLRVKTASEVEQALTFIEQDRGKTFDTLVIDPVTVIYDVAKAAAERASKNGDMSYREWASVNNKMKALYTRLTNLPVHVVATAREAVEYEGSGTSLRKVGVKPDADKALVYVFDFVVRLTADREAESLADKAVAQAFYDHWAGQGLTSADMCKALDVERFGQWTNGRAAADKAVADWLQAQLAKPATPAPVAEAPSPLEGEGLG, from the coding sequence ATAGCATCCGAAAAACAACTTTCGCCCGTCCAGCGAGGTTCGTGCCATGAAAAACCCCTTCCAGCTCGCCACCCCGTCGCCAAGAAGCTCAAGGTCCTGCTCTACGGCCCGTCCGGCTGCGGCAAGACCACCGCCGCCCTCACCTTCCCGCGCTGCGCCGTCATCGACACCGAAGGCGGCACCGATCTCTACGCCGGCCGCCCGGGCATCGCCCCCTTCCACGGCCTGCGCGTCAAGACCGCCTCCGAGGTCGAACAGGCGCTCACCTTCATTGAACAGGATCGCGGCAAGACCTTCGACACGCTCGTCATCGACCCCGTGACCGTCATCTACGACGTCGCCAAGGCCGCCGCCGAACGCGCCAGCAAGAACGGCGACATGTCCTATCGCGAGTGGGCGTCCGTCAACAATAAGATGAAGGCGCTCTACACCCGCCTCACGAACCTGCCCGTCCATGTCGTCGCCACCGCCCGCGAAGCCGTCGAGTACGAAGGCTCCGGAACGTCGCTCCGTAAGGTTGGCGTCAAGCCCGACGCCGACAAGGCGCTCGTCTACGTCTTCGATTTCGTCGTGCGCCTCACCGCCGATCGTGAAGCCGAATCGCTGGCCGACAAAGCCGTCGCGCAGGCCTTCTACGATCACTGGGCGGGTCAGGGCCTCACCAGCGCCGACATGTGCAAAGCCCTCGACGTCGAACGCTTCGGCCAGTGGACCAACGGCCGCGCCGCCGCCGACAAAGCCGTCGCCGACTGGCTCCAGGCCCAGCTCGCCAAACCAGCCACCCCCGCGCCGGTCGCGGAAGCCCCCTCGCCCCTTGAGGGAGAGGGGTTGGGGTGA